The window TCTCGTAATTGTTCATTTGCATAAATCATTTCAAATGGAACGCCGGGAAACAAATCATTCCACTTCGATTCAATAAATTCAACAGTTTCTTTAATTGCAACTTTATTTAGTTTAACACATAGTGATCTATTTCGTTCAGCATCAATAATATAAACAGCCGGTTCAATTTTCGAATGTAATGAATAATAATGATAATCTTTTATCACACCAATTACTCTTCTTTTTATAACAGTATCTAAGAGCATAGGTTTAAAAACTTTTCCAATCGGGTCATCCCACCCAAGATAATGAACTGCTGATTCATTTAGAATTACTGCTTCATTTTCATCCAAAGCATATTCTTTACTGAAATTACGACCCTTAATAACCGGTATTTCCATCATTTGAAAGAAATTATAATCTACACAACATATACGTGAAGTAATTCTTGTTTGTGCTGTATCATCAACTGTTATTGTAGCTTGGGTTCCACTCGCTCCGCTAACGCTGGAACTTACGGAAATACTAATTATATTCGGATTTTGTCTTAACTCGTTCTTTATTCGTTCAATTTTTTCAGGCGTATTATTATTAAATAATGGAATGGATACCACATCATTATAATTATATCCAAGATCTTTATTTAAGACATAATTGAACTGGGTGTAAATAATCATAATGCAAAAAATCAAACTTATGGATATCACAAACTGAAACACAACTAAAATCTTGCTTAATATCCCCGACTTTGTATTTCGCAACGATGAAGTATTTTTTAATATTTTTATTGGATGAAATCGTGAAAGATAAAATGCAGGGTAAGCTCCTGAAAAAAAACTAACAATCAATAATATTGCCAATAAACCAAAATTAAAAATCCAGTTATTAATAAAGTCTATTTCAAGGCTGGTACCCAATATTTGGTTAAACGATGGCAAAAGAAATTCAACTAATACGAGTGCAAATAGTATTGAAATAAAAGTAATGATAAATGATTCTCCAAGAAATTGATATATTAAATTTCGGCGGTTAGCACCTAATACTTTTCGTATTCCAACTTCTTTACTTCTCTTAACCGAACGGCTTATTGCAATATTTATAAAATTAATACAGGCTATTATTATTATTAATATGGCAACGACAGAAAATACATATATCAATGTAATGCTACCCTGATTATAATTCATAACCTGGAATTTCATTTTATCTGATTTTAGATGTATATCAAGAACCGGCTGTAAATAAAGCTGGAACATACGATGTCTGTCTTCTTCAGGAATATCAATATATTTTAACAGAAATTCTTCAAATTTTTCTTCTAACTCATGATAATCTGTCCCTTTTGTAAGACGAATATAAGTATCTAATGAATTACTTCCCCAGCCCTTAAGCCATGAGAATTGTGATTCAATATATTTAAAAGGAATAAGAACTTCCATTTTGAAATGTGCATTCTCGGGTTGATCTTTCATTACACCGGTAATTAAAAATCCTTCTCTATTATAGAATGTTACAATCTTGCCTACAGCTTCATCAATAGAGTTAAAAAATTTTTTAGCAACCTTTTCAGAAACAATTATTGATTTTAGCTCATCCAATGCACTTGAAGTATCACCCCTGATGAGTTGTACATTAAAAAGTTCAAAAATTTCAGGATCCGTAAAAACAATGAAATCCTCGTTAAATTGTTTACCATTATATTCAATTGGGAAACTACCCCAAGCCATTAATCTAACTGCTTTTTCCACCTCGGGGAAATCATTAACCAAAGCTTCTGCCAAAGGACCCATTGTTACAGCTACATGCTGGTCACCAACACCTTCTGCGTGTTGTAATTC of the Bacteroidales bacterium genome contains:
- a CDS encoding ABC transporter permease; amino-acid sequence: IIMFRNYLKISFRNLIREKVYTLIIIIGLSISIVSFLLIVLYIQNELSYDKHIPDADRLYRCVELQHAEGVGDQHVAVTMGPLAEALVNDFPEVEKAVRLMAWGSFPIEYNGKQFNEDFIVFTDPEIFELFNVQLIRGDTSSALDELKSIIVSEKVAKKFFNSIDEAVGKIVTFYNREGFLITGVMKDQPENAHFKMEVLIPFKYIESQFSWLKGWGSNSLDTYIRLTKGTDYHELEEKFEEFLLKYIDIPEEDRHRMFQLYLQPVLDIHLKSDKMKFQVMNYNQGSITLIYVFSVVAILIIIIACINFINIAISRSVKRSKEVGIRKVLGANRRNLIYQFLGESFIITFISILFALVLVEFLLPSFNQILGTSLEIDFINNWIFNFGLLAILLIVSFFSGAYPAFYLSRFHPIKILKNTSSLRNTKSGILSKILVVFQFVISISLIFCIMIIYTQFNYVLNKDLGYNYNDVVSIPLFNNNTPEKIERIKNELRQNPNIISISVSSSVSGASGTQATITVDDTAQTRITSRICCVDYNFFQMMEIPVIKGRNFSKEYALDENEAVILNESAVHYLGWDDPIGKVFKPMLLDTVIKRRVIGVIKDYHYYSLHSKIEPAVYIIDAERNRSLCVKLNKVAIKETVEFIESKWNDLFPGVPFEMIYANEQLREYYEDEENTMKLFTFFTLLSIVISCLGLYGLISYIVEQRTKEIGIRKVLGSKTSQIVSLLTKNFIKLVFIAGIIASPIAWYFMDKALQNFAYRINISWYYFVIAIVVALLIAILTILYHVLKTANKNLVDALKYE